CGGGGAACTTCCCTTTCCTCTCACCGCCGATCAGAAGCAGGCGGTCGGACAGATCATAGAAGATCTGAAACGGCCCTACCCCATGGCAAGGCTCCTGCAGGGGGATGTCGGATCGGGGAAAACCCTCACGGCCCTCCTTTCCGCCTTGCCGATCATCGAAGCGGGCTATCAGGTTGCCTTCATGGCACCGACCGAACTTCTTGCCCGTCAGCATGCGGAAAACAGCGCCAGAATACTTGCCCCTCTTGGGGTGAGAATAGCCCTGTTCACCGGAAGTATACCAAGCCCGGCAAGAAAGGAGCTTCTTGTCGCCCTTCAGGAGGGAGAAATCGATCTTGTGGTTGGGACCCATACCCTCTTCTCCTCTTCCGTTCGCTTTCGCCGCCTGCGCTACTGTATCATCGACGAACAGCATAAGTTCGGGGTTATGCAGCGGCAGGGACTTTTGGACAAGGGGGAATTTCCCGACCTTCTGACGATGACCGCCACGCCCATTCCCAGAACCATGGCTCTCACCGCCTTCGGAGACCTTGCGGTATCGGTCATCAAAACCATGCCGCCGGGAAGGAAACCGGTCATCACCCATCTTGCAAAGGTCGAAAACAGGCCGAAGGTCTATGCCGCGGTGGAGAAGGAACTCGAACGGGGGGGACAGGCCTATTTCGTCTACCCCCTGATCGAAGAGGGAAGCAGGGAAAAGATCGACAGTGCGGAGAGTATGTACCGTCTGCTGCGGGAGGAGATTTTTCCCCAAAGGAGGATCGCCCTTCTTCATTCCCGCATCGATGAGGAGATAAAGGAGCGGGAGATGGGACGGTTTCTTTCCGGAGAACTTGATATCCTTGTTGCAACCAGCGTCGTCGAGGTCGGCGTGGACGCCCCCAATGCCAGCTGCATGGTGATCGAACATGCGGAACAATTCGGGCTTTCGGCCCTGCATCAGCTCAGAGGACGGGTGGGCCGGAGCGACCGCCAATCCTATTGTTTCCTCGTTTTTTCCGAGGGTTTGACGGAAACGGGCAAGCAGCGGCTTCGCATCATGAAGGAAAATAACGACGGATTTGTCATTGCCGAGGAAGATCTGAAACTACGGGGACCAGGAGAGCTCTCGGGGATGAGGCAGGCGGGAGTTCTGAATCTTCAGTTTGCCGACCTGCTCAAAGATGGGGAAATCCTCGAAGCAAGCAGAAAGGAGGCGACGGCTATCGTTTCGGGCGATTTAGAACTCGAACACGCCGATCATCAGGTTTTGAAGCGGCTCTACACCGTCGCCCCTCCCTTTGATGATCTTGTCTCAATCGCCTCCGAAGGGTAGCTTAGAAAGATGAGAATTACCGGTGGAACATATCGAGGCCGCAGGGTGCGCTGCCCAAAGGGGGTCATCCGCCCCGCCATGGATCGTATGAGAGAGTCGATGTTCAGCATCCTCGGACCTCTCGACGGCTACTCGTTTCTCGACATCTTTTCGGGATCCGGTTTGGTCGGCATCGAAGCGGCAAGCAGGGGAGCCGAACCCGTCGTATTGGTGGAAAACGACAGGGGAAAACGGGAAACCATCCTGGAAAACATCGAAATAGTTGAATCGAAGATATCCCTGGTGATGATGTCGGCGGAATCCTTTTTACGCCGTGGCAGGGGCTCGTTCGATATTATCTATCTCGATCCCCCCTTCCCCATGCCCGGAAAAATCGATCTCATCAAGAAGCTCTCCGATTCCTCACTTATAACGGACGAAACAAAGGTTCTGATCCACCATCCCGCCGAAGAACAGTGGCCGGATAAGGTCGGAACCCTTGTCTGCTACGATACACGACGCTACGGCAGGTCTTTGCTGCGATTTTTTCGTCCGGAAGTTTGACGGA
The sequence above is drawn from the Sediminispirochaeta bajacaliforniensis DSM 16054 genome and encodes:
- the rsmD gene encoding 16S rRNA (guanine(966)-N(2))-methyltransferase RsmD, translated to MRITGGTYRGRRVRCPKGVIRPAMDRMRESMFSILGPLDGYSFLDIFSGSGLVGIEAASRGAEPVVLVENDRGKRETILENIEIVESKISLVMMSAESFLRRGRGSFDIIYLDPPFPMPGKIDLIKKLSDSSLITDETKVLIHHPAEEQWPDKVGTLVCYDTRRYGRSLLRFFRPEV
- the recG gene encoding ATP-dependent DNA helicase RecG, whose translation is MFLGELRKPVTVLHGVGKKSTERLARLGVRHIADLLRLLPRQWEDRSRLVPIVRATDDRPALTVVEIVAHDWFGKPHNQTLKVFVRDETSVAVLLCFNRNFLAGKLPVGAHILLYAPLQHRFGELQAASFDFVPAGKYPLTREENYLSEVPKISGRGGIGSILPVYPLTEGLTQGALRDLMQQAMEGFGKFVDDELPEAIRRDYGLPHLAEALIMIHRPRRIEEPEEGRKALAFNELFHLQCAVTRRAALRKRRERPSLALEAGLVDRCIGELPFPLTADQKQAVGQIIEDLKRPYPMARLLQGDVGSGKTLTALLSALPIIEAGYQVAFMAPTELLARQHAENSARILAPLGVRIALFTGSIPSPARKELLVALQEGEIDLVVGTHTLFSSSVRFRRLRYCIIDEQHKFGVMQRQGLLDKGEFPDLLTMTATPIPRTMALTAFGDLAVSVIKTMPPGRKPVITHLAKVENRPKVYAAVEKELERGGQAYFVYPLIEEGSREKIDSAESMYRLLREEIFPQRRIALLHSRIDEEIKEREMGRFLSGELDILVATSVVEVGVDAPNASCMVIEHAEQFGLSALHQLRGRVGRSDRQSYCFLVFSEGLTETGKQRLRIMKENNDGFVIAEEDLKLRGPGELSGMRQAGVLNLQFADLLKDGEILEASRKEATAIVSGDLELEHADHQVLKRLYTVAPPFDDLVSIASEG